One genomic segment of Helicobacter enhydrae includes these proteins:
- the pyrC gene encoding dihydroorotase, which yields MTTLTLKNPLDMHLHLREGAILQSVLPFSARSFVGGVVMPNLTTPITTAEMAMHYKQEIQHLEASFFPILTIYLAPTLEKTELQKAKKEGINILKLYPKGATTNSQSGISEILDTTTLELLEEAQNQGFILSIHAESNGYSLDREFEFLPYIHEIATQFPHLKIIIEHLSDRRSIPTLERYPNVFATLTLHHITLTLDDLLGKGLNPHLFCKPILKSPKDRDALLHLALNAHPKVSFGSDSAPHLLSKKLSHQGSAGVFSAPSALEQLCSLFERYDALERLQTFVSDNAIKNYDLALPHQYQITLAKTPHTIPQALQHQNDQIIPLNAGQTLQWSIVGKERV from the coding sequence ATGACAACTCTAACACTCAAAAACCCCCTAGATATGCACCTCCATCTCCGAGAAGGTGCGATACTCCAATCAGTTTTGCCTTTTAGCGCTAGAAGTTTTGTAGGTGGCGTTGTGATGCCCAATCTGACCACCCCAATCACCACCGCAGAAATGGCGATGCACTACAAGCAAGAGATCCAACATCTAGAAGCTAGTTTTTTCCCCATTCTCACCATATACCTTGCTCCAACACTTGAGAAAACAGAATTGCAAAAAGCCAAAAAAGAAGGGATCAATATCCTCAAGCTCTACCCCAAAGGAGCGACCACCAACTCTCAAAGTGGAATCAGTGAGATTTTGGATACTACGACATTGGAGCTTTTGGAGGAGGCACAAAATCAAGGCTTCATCCTCTCCATACACGCCGAAAGCAATGGCTATAGTCTAGATCGTGAATTTGAGTTCCTGCCCTATATTCACGAAATCGCTACGCAATTCCCACATCTCAAAATCATCATCGAACACCTAAGCGATAGACGCTCAATCCCTACGCTAGAGCGATACCCCAATGTCTTTGCGACACTCACGCTACATCATATCACCCTGACTTTGGATGATCTTTTGGGCAAAGGGCTCAATCCCCATTTGTTCTGCAAACCTATCCTCAAAAGCCCAAAAGATCGCGATGCTTTGCTCCACCTTGCACTCAACGCACACCCCAAAGTCAGCTTCGGCTCTGATAGTGCCCCTCATCTTTTGAGCAAAAAACTCTCTCATCAAGGTAGTGCTGGGGTTTTCTCTGCACCCAGTGCGTTAGAACAGCTTTGCAGTCTCTTTGAGCGATACGATGCCCTAGAGCGTTTGCAAACTTTTGTGAGCGATAATGCAATCAAAAACTACGATCTTGCTTTGCCCCATCAATACCAAATCACTCTTGCAAAAACTCCGCACACGATCCCCCAAGCACTCCAACATCAAAACGATCAGATCATCCCGCTTAATGCTGGTCAAACACTACAATGGAGCATTGTGGGCAAGGAGAGGGTATGA
- a CDS encoding tetratricopeptide repeat protein has translation MKYAVILLCASILFAQTPQDPSNPYVKKRSHETTTHTIPVPKYQLLPPITLKKSKPKPKYKTIIDEDGKEILVDENNKPITREELTILEAKQRCLDEDGAWCWKLGIYYYEGKIVEQDYNKAFEAFEAGCLKKSGGACYNIGFMYEFGRGEVPFDSKKALDFYLKSCNYGYDRGCQAYRAMK, from the coding sequence ATGAAATATGCTGTGATACTTCTTTGTGCCTCTATTTTGTTTGCACAAACTCCACAAGATCCCTCCAACCCCTATGTCAAAAAACGAAGTCACGAAACCACGACCCACACCATCCCTGTGCCAAAATACCAACTCCTCCCACCAATCACGCTCAAAAAATCCAAACCCAAACCAAAATACAAAACCATCATCGATGAAGATGGCAAAGAAATCCTTGTCGATGAAAACAACAAACCCATCACACGCGAAGAATTGACGATCCTAGAAGCCAAACAACGCTGTTTGGATGAAGATGGAGCGTGGTGCTGGAAACTTGGCATCTATTATTATGAGGGCAAGATTGTCGAGCAAGACTACAACAAAGCCTTTGAAGCCTTTGAAGCAGGTTGCCTCAAAAAAAGCGGGGGTGCTTGTTATAACATAGGTTTTATGTATGAGTTTGGACGCGGAGAAGTGCCTTTTGATTCCAAAAAAGCTCTAGATTTTTATCTCAAATCCTGCAATTATGGATACGACAGGGGATGTCAAGCCTATCGTGCGATGAAATAG
- a CDS encoding HD domain-containing protein: MMDTQDQGANIAPKMTPAFLKRLFVASSIRRWNDQACPVEFVELDKQAHKIVIAYFLARYEEHCRGVEIDWDKMIDYFCFEFFERVVLTDIKPPVFHKLQQQHRNELADFVLKELEEEISSYAVFEDLGAYLKAPPKCIEVEILRAAHFYASKWEFDMIYHFNPMMYDVENIKRIIDKEVEQFYHLSGVQQIVMYKKSREIIDMFGQLRFQKRWSQTPRVPQTSVLGHTLMVAILGYFLSFDLQTSQAMRINHFLCGLFHDLPEILTRDIISPIKRSVKGLDEQIKKIEEEAVSEKILKNVPSNIAEDIIYFTQNEFLNRYKVEHFVHFAKDANQLLCEHNGEEDNAVCGEFLKFCDQLSAFLEARISIAHGISSDDLVRGSEALYHQCSHKEIANVDLGKLFRDF; encoded by the coding sequence ATGATGGACACACAAGATCAAGGTGCCAACATCGCACCAAAGATGACCCCTGCTTTTTTGAAGCGTCTTTTTGTCGCCTCTTCGATTCGGAGGTGGAATGATCAGGCTTGCCCTGTGGAGTTTGTGGAGCTAGACAAACAAGCACATAAGATTGTGATCGCTTATTTTTTGGCAAGATATGAGGAACATTGCAGGGGGGTGGAGATCGATTGGGATAAGATGATTGATTATTTTTGCTTTGAGTTTTTTGAGCGTGTGGTCTTGACAGACATCAAACCCCCAGTATTTCACAAACTACAGCAACAGCACCGCAATGAACTTGCAGATTTTGTGCTAAAAGAGCTAGAGGAGGAGATCTCTTCGTATGCAGTTTTTGAGGATTTGGGAGCTTATTTGAAAGCCCCTCCCAAATGTATCGAGGTAGAGATTTTGAGGGCAGCACATTTTTATGCGTCAAAATGGGAGTTTGATATGATTTATCATTTCAATCCGATGATGTATGATGTGGAAAATATCAAACGCATTATTGACAAAGAAGTCGAGCAGTTTTATCACTTGAGCGGTGTTCAGCAAATCGTGATGTATAAAAAAAGCCGTGAAATCATAGATATGTTTGGGCAATTGCGATTTCAAAAGCGTTGGAGCCAAACGCCAAGAGTGCCACAAACAAGTGTGCTAGGGCATACTTTGATGGTTGCGATTTTGGGATATTTTTTGAGCTTTGATTTGCAAACAAGCCAAGCGATGCGGATCAATCATTTTTTGTGTGGGCTTTTTCACGATCTGCCAGAGATTTTGACACGCGACATCATCTCTCCTATCAAACGAAGTGTCAAAGGGCTTGATGAGCAAATCAAAAAGATTGAAGAAGAGGCAGTGAGTGAAAAAATCCTCAAAAATGTTCCATCAAACATTGCAGAGGATATTATCTATTTCACTCAAAATGAGTTTTTGAATCGCTACAAGGTGGAGCATTTTGTCCATTTTGCCAAAGATGCCAATCAGCTTTTGTGCGAACACAATGGAGAAGAGGACAATGCGGTGTGTGGCGAGTTTTTGAAATTTTGTGATCAGTTGAGTGCGTTTTTGGAAGCACGCATTTCTATCGCACATGGTATCTCAAGCGATGATCTTGTGCGAGGTTCAGAAGCTCTGTATCATCAGTGTAGCCACAAAGAGATTGCCAATGTGGATTTGGGGAAATTGTTTAGGGATTTTTAG
- the gmhA gene encoding D-sedoheptulose 7-phosphate isomerase, with protein sequence MIKTEIQEHLLVTQKTLEVLASEIERLADKLIEVLKNGNKILICGNGGSAGDSQHFAAELTGRYKTERIGLPAIALSVDTSALTAIGNDYGFEFVFSRQIQALAKEGDVVFGISTSGNSQNVNNALREGKRLGAFCVGLSGRDGGEMKGLCDINVIVPSEHTPRIQEMHILIIHLLCQKIDEAFV encoded by the coding sequence ATGATCAAAACAGAGATACAAGAACATTTGCTAGTGACGCAAAAAACTTTGGAAGTTTTGGCTTCTGAGATTGAAAGATTGGCAGATAAGCTCATAGAAGTGCTAAAAAATGGCAACAAAATATTGATATGTGGGAATGGAGGAAGTGCAGGGGATAGTCAGCATTTTGCCGCAGAGCTTACAGGGCGATACAAGACAGAGAGGATAGGGCTACCTGCGATTGCTTTGAGCGTGGATACTTCAGCATTGACTGCCATTGGCAATGATTATGGGTTTGAGTTTGTTTTCTCAAGGCAGATTCAGGCATTGGCAAAAGAGGGGGATGTGGTTTTTGGGATCTCAACAAGTGGCAATTCTCAAAATGTCAATAACGCACTTAGAGAGGGCAAGAGGTTGGGGGCTTTTTGTGTAGGGCTAAGCGGAAGAGATGGAGGGGAGATGAAGGGCTTGTGTGACATCAATGTGATTGTCCCAAGTGAGCATACGCCACGCATTCAAGAGATGCATATTTTGATCATCCATCTTTTGTGCCAAAAGATTGATGAGGCTTTTGTATGA
- the rfaE1 gene encoding D-glycero-beta-D-manno-heptose-7-phosphate kinase yields MKTPKILVIGDLMIDHYIVGNCSRISPEAPVQVIEVSKEENRLGGACNVANNLIALGAEVALCGVIGQDHKGQELLEMMSALNIQTSMILADAKRPTTQKSRVLVSHQQILRVDRESREALDESILESLFANIVKEIDSFDGMILSDYGKGVLTAQMCERIIRLANEHRKIVLCDPKGNDYSKYRNATLLTPNKNEIYEATGIAIKTEKDIVQALEFLKNQCQIRFPLVTLSEDGIAILEDEMRVFPTCAREVYDVTGAGDSVIAGLCYVLSQGGSINQACEFANIVAGIVVGKVGSAVATQEEIGSFGRGKILQTRIEDKIIESPKELPKNCKIVFTNGCFDILHRGHTQYLQQAKKLGDVLVVGLNTDDSVRAIKGADRPINAQEDRAYLLASLECVDYVILFDDLTPRDLIGQIMPSVLVKGADYEGKEVVGSEFAQEVHLIEFCEGRSTTRLIEKIKEQR; encoded by the coding sequence ATGAAAACGCCCAAAATCTTGGTGATTGGCGATTTGATGATTGATCACTATATCGTTGGAAATTGCTCACGCATTTCTCCTGAAGCACCCGTGCAAGTGATTGAAGTCTCCAAAGAAGAAAATCGCCTCGGAGGTGCGTGCAATGTGGCAAACAACTTGATTGCACTCGGTGCGGAAGTTGCTTTGTGCGGTGTGATTGGTCAGGATCATAAAGGGCAAGAGTTGCTAGAGATGATGTCAGCACTCAATATACAAACCTCGATGATTCTAGCCGATGCGAAGCGTCCGACAACCCAAAAGAGTAGGGTGCTAGTCTCACATCAGCAGATTTTGCGTGTGGATCGCGAAAGTCGCGAAGCTCTTGATGAATCGATATTGGAGAGTTTGTTTGCAAACATTGTAAAAGAGATTGATTCTTTTGATGGGATGATTTTGTCTGATTATGGCAAGGGGGTTTTGACTGCACAAATGTGTGAGAGGATCATCAGACTTGCCAATGAGCACCGCAAGATTGTTTTGTGCGATCCTAAGGGGAATGATTACTCCAAGTATCGCAATGCCACTCTTTTGACGCCAAACAAAAATGAGATTTATGAAGCAACAGGGATTGCTATCAAAACAGAAAAAGATATTGTGCAAGCACTGGAGTTTCTCAAGAATCAATGCCAAATCAGATTCCCATTGGTGACATTGAGCGAGGATGGGATTGCGATTTTGGAAGATGAGATGAGAGTTTTCCCCACTTGTGCAAGAGAGGTGTATGATGTTACTGGTGCTGGGGATAGTGTCATCGCAGGTTTGTGCTATGTGTTGAGTCAGGGAGGGAGTATCAATCAGGCTTGTGAGTTTGCCAATATTGTCGCAGGTATCGTCGTGGGGAAGGTGGGGAGTGCTGTGGCGACACAAGAGGAGATTGGGAGTTTTGGGCGAGGTAAGATCTTGCAGACACGCATTGAGGATAAAATCATTGAGAGTCCCAAAGAGTTGCCAAAAAATTGCAAGATTGTTTTTACAAATGGTTGTTTTGATATTTTGCACCGCGGACACACTCAGTATTTGCAACAAGCCAAAAAGCTAGGGGATGTTTTGGTTGTGGGGTTGAACACTGATGATTCTGTGAGGGCGATCAAGGGTGCAGATCGACCGATCAACGCACAAGAAGATCGTGCGTATCTGTTGGCATCTTTGGAATGCGTGGATTATGTGATACTTTTTGATGATTTGACGCCACGCGATTTGATTGGGCAGATTATGCCCTCAGTCCTTGTCAAGGGGGCAGATTATGAGGGCAAGGAAGTTGTGGGGAGCGAGTTTGCCCAAGAGGTGCATTTGATCGAGTTTTGCGAGGGTAGAAGCACCACAAGATTGATTGAAAAAATAAAGGAGCAGAGATGA
- the rfaD gene encoding ADP-glyceromanno-heptose 6-epimerase, whose protein sequence is MVYIADTLENKKILITGGAGFIGSSLAFYFQKHHPKAQIVVLDKFRSDATFPSGNPTSLGHFKNLIGFGGRVVCADINDHRVMQCLFDEYRGFDYVFHQAAISDTTALNQEQVMQTNHDSFIVLLRLTLQFGGKMIYASSAGTYGNSPAPNQVGIGEEPENVYGFSKLCMDMSVRKILGDTPSSSVVGLRFFNVYGPREFYKGKTASMILQLGLQALTSKKVRLFKFGEQQRDFVYIDDVVQANVKAIEGESGIYNVGSGESRSFNDIVARLKRHLGEFEVEYIDNPYTFYQNNTLADIASTKERLGYCPRFSLEDGIDDYIDEIKTLATKAF, encoded by the coding sequence ATCGTGTATATAGCTGACACATTGGAAAACAAAAAGATTTTGATTACAGGGGGAGCGGGATTTATCGGTAGTTCTTTGGCGTTTTATTTCCAGAAACATCACCCCAAAGCACAGATAGTTGTGCTAGACAAATTTCGTTCTGATGCGACTTTTCCAAGTGGAAACCCCACTTCTTTGGGGCATTTCAAAAATTTGATTGGTTTTGGTGGTCGCGTTGTTTGTGCCGACATCAATGATCATCGCGTGATGCAGTGTCTTTTTGATGAGTATCGTGGATTTGATTATGTGTTTCATCAAGCTGCGATCTCTGATACGACAGCTTTGAATCAAGAGCAAGTGATGCAAACCAATCACGATAGTTTCATCGTTTTGTTGCGATTGACTTTGCAGTTTGGGGGCAAAATGATTTATGCCTCAAGTGCTGGCACCTATGGGAATTCTCCCGCTCCAAATCAAGTCGGCATTGGCGAGGAGCCTGAAAATGTCTATGGGTTTTCCAAGCTTTGTATGGATATGAGTGTCCGAAAGATTTTGGGTGATACGCCCTCAAGCTCTGTGGTGGGATTACGTTTTTTCAATGTCTATGGTCCTAGAGAGTTCTACAAAGGCAAAACCGCCTCGATGATTCTGCAGTTGGGACTACAAGCCCTCACAAGCAAAAAAGTCAGATTGTTTAAATTTGGGGAGCAACAAAGGGATTTTGTCTATATCGATGATGTGGTCCAAGCCAATGTGAAAGCCATAGAGGGAGAGAGTGGGATCTATAATGTCGGAAGTGGTGAGTCTAGAAGCTTCAATGACATTGTGGCAAGGCTCAAGAGACATTTGGGGGAGTTTGAAGTGGAATACATCGACAATCCTTATACTTTTTATCAAAACAACACATTAGCAGACATCGCTTCCACCAAAGAGCGTTTGGGGTATTGCCCACGCTTTAGCCTTGAGGATGGGATCGATGACTATATCGATGAGATCAAGACGCTTGCGACAAAGGCATTCTAA
- a CDS encoding D-glycero-alpha-D-manno-heptose-1,7-bisphosphate 7-phosphatase, with the protein MEKAVFFDRDGIINRDYGYVYAQEDFVFNPSIFDLLRFFKERGYLLLVVTNQSGIARGYYTEEDFLDLTDFMQSQLQEKLGFGFDKVYYCPHLEGCTCRKPDIGMIRNACCDFAIDLSQSLLIGDKVSDILTAHNAGIGGKFLLTHQKTDEALSGVENLFIVRHLEEIAQIIEEENRVYS; encoded by the coding sequence ATGGAAAAGGCTGTCTTTTTTGATCGTGATGGAATCATCAATCGTGATTATGGCTATGTGTATGCACAAGAGGATTTTGTATTTAACCCTAGCATTTTTGATTTGTTGCGATTTTTCAAAGAACGAGGCTATCTTCTGCTTGTAGTGACAAACCAATCAGGGATTGCACGAGGGTATTACACAGAGGAAGATTTTTTGGATTTGACAGATTTTATGCAAAGCCAACTCCAAGAAAAACTAGGCTTTGGTTTTGACAAAGTGTATTATTGTCCGCATTTGGAGGGTTGCACTTGTCGGAAGCCTGATATTGGGATGATTAGAAATGCGTGTTGTGATTTTGCGATTGATTTGAGCCAAAGTCTTTTGATTGGCGATAAAGTCAGCGATATTTTGACAGCTCACAATGCAGGGATTGGTGGCAAATTTTTGCTCACACATCAAAAGACAGATGAGGCATTGAGCGGAGTTGAAAACTTGTTTATCGTGCGACATTTGGAGGAGATCGCTCAAATCATAGAGGAGGAAAATCGTGTATATAGCTGA
- a CDS encoding sulfite exporter TauE/SafE family protein has protein sequence MNPFDYWLIANIAFFSSISHCVGMCGGIALALNTKIAKNRQNAWLANLLYNFGRLTSYMLIGALCGGVGVVFEITPLIKGAVLMGIGSLIVLFAFLFIFAPKQIARLEPNLQNNYQSFFKRLYQSYKPSSYYLIGILNGFLPCGIVYFFALIALSSQGVFEGALVMFVFGMMTFVPMLLLGLISQFFLNLNAYRSFFLKLSALMMFVMGIYTFYKGMQTIILLDN, from the coding sequence GTGAATCCATTTGATTATTGGTTGATTGCCAATATCGCTTTTTTTTCTTCAATCTCTCATTGTGTGGGGATGTGTGGTGGCATTGCATTGGCTTTGAATACCAAGATTGCCAAAAACAGACAAAATGCATGGCTTGCCAATTTGCTTTATAACTTTGGGCGTTTGACTTCTTATATGCTCATTGGTGCATTGTGTGGGGGAGTGGGGGTTGTGTTTGAAATCACGCCATTGATCAAAGGGGCTGTGCTGATGGGGATTGGAAGCTTGATCGTGCTATTTGCTTTTTTGTTTATTTTTGCACCCAAACAGATTGCTAGGCTTGAGCCAAACCTCCAAAACAATTATCAAAGTTTTTTTAAGAGGCTCTACCAATCTTACAAGCCATCCAGCTATTATCTGATCGGGATTTTGAATGGATTTTTGCCTTGTGGGATCGTGTATTTTTTTGCCCTCATTGCATTGTCAAGTCAAGGGGTTTTTGAGGGGGCGTTGGTGATGTTTGTGTTTGGGATGATGACTTTTGTTCCTATGTTGTTGCTAGGCTTGATCTCTCAATTTTTTCTCAATCTCAATGCCTATCGTTCGTTTTTTCTGAAACTTTCGGCTTTGATGATGTTTGTTATGGGGATTTATACTTTTTATAAAGGAATGCAGACTATAATCTTGCTAGATAATTGA
- a CDS encoding type III pantothenate kinase: MMDYVLCDIGNSFLHFYHNGHIWQEKPEQYHKPINQQIFYISVSPTNLSHFLQINPNAIDLAPYFELETEYVGLGIDRLAVCCAIENGVIVDAGSAITIDVMENGKHLGGYILPGFGSYIQAYSQISPALDVMPDLSMDLHLLPQNTKSALGWGMLRSVVGLISEVSADKPIYFLGGDGKFLSRFFQNSLYHQALLFVGMQKTLEKKGFLKECRESI, from the coding sequence ATGATGGATTATGTGCTTTGTGATATTGGCAATTCGTTTTTGCATTTTTATCACAATGGGCACATTTGGCAAGAAAAGCCAGAGCAGTATCACAAGCCGATCAATCAGCAGATTTTTTATATCAGCGTGAGTCCTACAAACCTATCTCATTTTTTGCAAATCAATCCAAATGCGATCGATTTGGCTCCTTATTTTGAGCTTGAGACAGAGTATGTGGGGTTGGGTATCGATCGTTTGGCTGTTTGCTGTGCTATAGAAAATGGTGTGATTGTTGATGCAGGGAGTGCGATAACGATTGATGTGATGGAAAATGGCAAGCATTTGGGTGGATATATCTTGCCCGGTTTTGGGAGCTATATACAAGCTTATTCCCAAATCTCTCCGGCTTTAGATGTGATGCCTGATCTGTCTATGGATTTGCATTTGTTGCCACAAAATACAAAAAGTGCATTGGGGTGGGGGATGCTTAGAAGTGTTGTGGGGTTGATTTCAGAGGTTTCTGCTGATAAGCCTATTTATTTTTTGGGGGGCGATGGGAAGTTTTTGTCGCGGTTTTTTCAAAACTCTCTATACCATCAAGCATTGCTTTTTGTGGGAATGCAAAAAACTTTGGAGAAAAAAGGCTTTTTGAAGGAGTGTCGTGAATCCATTTGA
- the dut gene encoding dUTP diphosphatase, whose product MQIKVKKLHHLARIPRYQSVGSAGFDLHSVENVRIKPKQWKLIKTGLAFEFDSDFEMQIRSRSGLALKNGIAVLNAPGTIDSDYRGEIGVVLINHSEEEFEVGIGDRIAQGVFAPVIQVELIESEVLSETERGAGGFGSSGVASKK is encoded by the coding sequence ATGCAGATTAAGGTGAAAAAACTACACCATCTTGCGAGGATACCGCGATACCAAAGTGTCGGATCGGCTGGGTTTGATTTGCATAGCGTTGAGAATGTCAGAATCAAGCCAAAGCAGTGGAAACTCATCAAAACAGGCTTGGCGTTTGAGTTTGATTCTGATTTTGAAATGCAAATACGATCAAGAAGTGGGCTTGCTTTGAAAAACGGCATCGCAGTGTTGAACGCTCCCGGAACGATAGATAGTGATTATCGCGGTGAGATAGGGGTGGTTTTGATCAATCATTCTGAAGAGGAGTTTGAGGTGGGTATAGGAGATCGCATCGCTCAAGGTGTTTTTGCTCCCGTGATTCAGGTGGAGTTGATAGAGAGTGAGGTGTTGAGTGAAACAGAGAGGGGAGCAGGGGGGTTTGGTAGTAGCGGGGTCGCATCCAAAAAGTGA